The following proteins are co-located in the Paludibaculum fermentans genome:
- the amaB gene encoding L-piperidine-6-carboxylate dehydrogenase has translation MSVEEILNRLGIQPLNSGACGAGWLETPGGGELRSLNPATGAPIASVAMASAADYDTVMDDAAAVFERWRLLPAPKRGEIVRLIGEELRLHKDDLGALVALEMGKILAEGKGEVQEMIDIADFAVGLSRQLYGLTMHSERPGHRMYEQWHPLGVVGVISAFNFPVAVWSWNALIAAVCGDCVLWKPSSETPLTAIAVQNICNRVLERTGWQGVFTLVIGRGSTVGEKMLADKRVPLVSATGSCQMGYRVAEVVGRRLARTILELGGNNGVIVTEDANLDLALRAVLFGAVGTAGQRCTTIRRLFLHKSIAGPFIEKLKAAYAQVRIGDPLDPQTLMGPLVNKPAVEEMLDGLERAKAQGAEILYGGAALEQNGGFFVQPTLVKASAFMPIVSEEIFAPILYILEYENLDQAIAWHNSVPQGLSSAIFTNSLISAETFLSARGSDCGIANVNIGTSGAEIGGAFGGEKETGGGREAGSDSWKAYMRRQTVTINWSKDLPLAQGIEFKV, from the coding sequence ATGTCAGTCGAAGAGATTCTGAATAGACTGGGCATTCAGCCTTTGAATTCCGGAGCTTGCGGCGCAGGCTGGCTGGAAACCCCGGGCGGCGGCGAGCTCCGTAGCCTGAATCCGGCTACCGGCGCGCCCATCGCGAGCGTCGCCATGGCTTCAGCCGCCGATTACGACACGGTCATGGACGACGCCGCTGCCGTTTTTGAGCGTTGGCGCCTGCTGCCCGCCCCCAAACGCGGCGAAATCGTTCGCCTGATCGGCGAGGAGCTGCGGCTCCACAAAGACGACCTCGGCGCGCTGGTCGCCCTGGAAATGGGCAAGATCCTCGCCGAAGGCAAGGGCGAGGTCCAGGAGATGATCGACATCGCCGATTTCGCCGTCGGCCTGTCCCGCCAACTGTACGGGCTCACGATGCACAGCGAGCGGCCCGGCCACCGCATGTACGAGCAGTGGCATCCGCTGGGTGTGGTCGGCGTGATCAGCGCCTTCAACTTCCCCGTCGCGGTGTGGAGCTGGAATGCACTCATCGCCGCCGTCTGTGGCGACTGCGTCCTCTGGAAACCCTCCTCCGAAACCCCGCTCACCGCGATCGCTGTTCAGAACATCTGCAACCGCGTGCTGGAACGCACCGGCTGGCAGGGCGTGTTCACTCTCGTCATCGGACGCGGATCCACTGTGGGCGAGAAGATGCTCGCCGACAAGCGCGTACCCCTGGTCAGCGCCACGGGTAGCTGCCAGATGGGCTACCGAGTCGCCGAAGTGGTGGGCCGCCGCCTGGCCCGGACCATCCTCGAACTGGGTGGCAACAATGGCGTGATCGTCACCGAAGACGCCAACCTCGACCTCGCCCTGAGAGCCGTTCTCTTCGGAGCGGTCGGCACAGCCGGCCAGCGCTGCACCACCATTCGCCGGCTCTTCTTGCACAAGTCCATCGCGGGCCCCTTCATCGAGAAATTGAAGGCCGCCTACGCCCAGGTACGCATTGGCGACCCGCTGGATCCGCAGACGCTGATGGGCCCGCTGGTCAACAAACCGGCCGTGGAAGAAATGCTGGACGGGTTGGAGCGAGCCAAAGCCCAGGGCGCCGAGATCCTCTATGGCGGGGCGGCGCTGGAACAGAACGGCGGGTTCTTCGTCCAGCCCACGCTGGTCAAGGCCAGCGCGTTCATGCCCATCGTCAGCGAAGAGATCTTCGCCCCCATTCTGTACATCCTGGAATACGAAAACCTCGACCAGGCCATCGCCTGGCACAACTCGGTGCCCCAGGGCCTCTCCTCCGCCATCTTCACCAACAGCCTGATCTCCGCGGAGACCTTCCTCTCCGCCCGGGGCAGCGACTGCGGCATCGCCAACGTCAACATCGGCACCAGTGGCGCCGAAATCGGCGGCGCCTTTGGCGGCGAGAAGGAGACGGGCGGCGGTCGCGAAGCCGGCAGCGATTCCTGGAAGGCGTACATGCGCCGCCAGACCGTCACCATCAATTGGTCGAAGGACTTACCACTGGCGCAAGGCATCGAATTCAAGGTCTGA
- a CDS encoding S9 family peptidase: MMSRPTVLLLTLLPVLLHAEMTYQKPPQAILDVMHAPASPVPSVSPAKTHILLIQRQLYPSIAVLAAPVHRIAGLRINPANNGPHAPLGMATGLVLKTIDGGAEVKIATPPGASLDTPVWSPDGKYFAVANSTATSIELYIGSISSPILRKVPGVVLNDTIGQPVIWFSSSKELLVRMVAAARGPAPRPPAAPAGPNVQESSGNAGPVRTYQDMLKSPYDEKLFDYYCTAQLASVDVATGRVTPIGKPGIFSSVAPAPDGKHLLVARIQKPYSYLHAYPDFPRETEVWDRSGRTVYQVFSHPLEDTVPIEGVPTGRRNIGWRPTEGATLMWWEALDGGDPKAKAPFRDKLMMLRAPFTGHPVEVFKTQHRARGLMYGESGGLALVSDYDRDRRWLQMFRIYLDDPSAQAKLVSSRNAQDRYKDPGLPLLKRLPTGGMVLQQSGDYVFLSGTGATPQGDRPFLDRMNLKTWETERLFRAGEQGYETVVGLLNAEGTRFLTSYETPNTPPNLFIRQKDSEDRVAVTHFQDPTPILRKIKRQLVTYKRDDGVQLSFTLFLPPDYHPGQRLPTILWAYPLEYNDADTAGQIGGSTQRFVQMRGISQLFLLLSGYAILNDATIPIVGDPETVNNTYLEQLVASARAAIDKAVEMGVTDRNRVGVGGHSYGAFMTGNLLAHSKLFRAGVARSGAYNRTLTPFGFQSERRTFWQARDTYMKMSPFTYADQIKTPILLIHGEADNNPGTFPINSERLYQAIRGNGGTVRLVMLPFESHGYAARESSEHTVWEMLTWFDKYVKNAPAEAGSR; this comes from the coding sequence ATGATGAGCCGCCCCACCGTCCTCCTGCTGACTCTCCTGCCCGTCCTCCTGCACGCCGAAATGACATACCAGAAGCCGCCGCAAGCCATCCTCGACGTCATGCACGCGCCGGCTTCGCCCGTACCCTCCGTCAGCCCGGCCAAGACCCACATCCTCCTCATCCAACGCCAGCTTTATCCCTCCATTGCCGTGCTGGCCGCCCCGGTGCACCGCATCGCCGGCCTGCGGATCAATCCCGCCAACAACGGGCCGCACGCGCCGCTGGGCATGGCCACCGGGCTGGTCCTCAAGACGATCGATGGCGGCGCCGAGGTCAAGATCGCCACCCCACCCGGAGCCAGCCTCGACACCCCGGTCTGGAGCCCCGATGGCAAGTACTTCGCCGTCGCCAACTCCACCGCCACCTCCATCGAACTCTACATCGGGTCCATCTCCAGCCCCATTCTCCGCAAAGTCCCTGGCGTTGTATTGAACGACACCATCGGCCAGCCGGTGATCTGGTTCTCCTCGAGCAAAGAGCTGCTCGTGCGCATGGTAGCCGCCGCCCGCGGACCCGCGCCCAGGCCGCCCGCCGCTCCGGCCGGCCCCAATGTCCAGGAATCCTCGGGCAACGCAGGCCCTGTCCGCACCTACCAGGACATGCTGAAGAGCCCTTACGACGAGAAGCTCTTCGACTACTACTGCACGGCGCAACTCGCCAGCGTCGATGTGGCCACAGGCCGCGTCACCCCCATCGGCAAACCCGGCATCTTCTCCTCCGTCGCACCCGCGCCCGACGGCAAACACCTGCTGGTCGCCCGCATCCAGAAGCCTTATTCATACCTCCACGCTTACCCGGACTTCCCGCGGGAAACCGAGGTCTGGGACCGCTCCGGCCGCACCGTCTACCAGGTCTTCAGCCATCCACTCGAAGACACCGTACCCATTGAGGGCGTCCCCACCGGCCGCCGCAACATCGGCTGGCGGCCCACCGAAGGAGCCACACTGATGTGGTGGGAAGCCCTGGACGGAGGCGATCCGAAAGCCAAGGCGCCCTTCCGCGACAAGCTCATGATGCTGCGCGCGCCGTTCACCGGACATCCGGTGGAAGTGTTCAAAACCCAGCACCGCGCCCGCGGCCTGATGTATGGCGAAAGCGGCGGGCTGGCCCTGGTCAGCGACTACGATCGCGACCGCCGCTGGCTGCAAATGTTCCGCATCTACCTGGACGATCCGTCCGCCCAAGCGAAGCTGGTCTCCAGCCGCAATGCCCAGGATCGCTACAAAGACCCCGGCCTGCCCCTGCTCAAGCGCCTGCCCACAGGCGGCATGGTGCTGCAGCAGAGCGGCGACTATGTCTTCCTCTCCGGCACCGGCGCCACACCACAGGGCGACCGCCCGTTCCTGGATCGCATGAATCTCAAGACCTGGGAGACCGAGCGCCTGTTCCGCGCCGGCGAGCAAGGCTACGAAACCGTCGTGGGGCTGCTCAATGCCGAGGGCACCCGCTTCCTCACCAGCTACGAGACGCCCAACACGCCGCCCAATCTGTTCATCCGGCAAAAGGATAGCGAAGACCGCGTCGCCGTCACCCACTTCCAGGACCCCACGCCCATCCTGCGCAAGATCAAGCGTCAACTCGTCACCTACAAGCGCGACGACGGCGTCCAGCTCTCCTTCACGCTCTTTCTGCCGCCAGACTACCACCCGGGCCAGCGTCTGCCCACCATCCTGTGGGCCTATCCGCTGGAGTACAACGATGCCGACACCGCCGGCCAGATCGGCGGGTCCACCCAGCGGTTTGTCCAGATGCGCGGCATCTCCCAGCTGTTCCTGCTGCTCTCCGGCTATGCCATCCTGAACGACGCCACCATCCCCATCGTGGGCGATCCGGAGACGGTCAACAACACCTACCTCGAACAGCTCGTCGCCAGCGCCAGGGCGGCCATCGACAAGGCCGTGGAAATGGGCGTAACCGACCGCAACCGGGTCGGCGTCGGCGGCCACAGCTACGGCGCGTTCATGACCGGCAACCTGCTGGCGCACAGCAAGTTATTCCGCGCCGGCGTCGCCCGCAGCGGAGCCTACAACCGCACGCTGACCCCGTTCGGCTTCCAAAGCGAGCGCCGCACATTCTGGCAGGCCCGCGATACCTATATGAAGATGTCGCCATTCACTTACGCCGACCAGATCAAGACCCCCATCCTGCTCATCCACGGCGAAGCGGATAACAACCCCGGCACCTTCCCCATCAACAGCGAGCGGCTCTACCAGGCAATCCGCGGCAACGGCGGCACCGTGCGGCTGGTCATGCTGCCGTTTGAATCGCACGGCTACGCGGCCCGCGAAAGCTCCGAGCACACCGTCTGGGAAATGTTGACGTGGTTCGATAAATACGTCAAAAACGCCCCGGCCGAAGCCGGCTCGAGATGA
- a CDS encoding PRC-barrel domain-containing protein — MLRSLSSLIGSTIHAEDGNLGHVHDFLFDDRGWRVRYLVVETGSWFSSRQVLVAPAAAGQPDWDQRILPVSLTMDQIRNSPDVDTARPVSRQEEIAISEYYGWPTYWSMEPPLVPVFASPQTAVMEEDTHLHSSKDIISYQVKAADGELGQIDDLIMEDSNWYVRYVVARTGSWMNGQKVLLTTRCVESISWPDRQVVLAQAHDDL; from the coding sequence ATGCTGCGAAGCCTGAGTTCTTTAATCGGCTCGACGATCCACGCGGAGGATGGCAATCTGGGACACGTCCACGATTTCCTGTTCGACGATCGTGGTTGGAGAGTGCGCTATCTCGTTGTAGAAACAGGGAGTTGGTTCTCCAGCCGGCAGGTGCTGGTGGCGCCCGCCGCGGCGGGGCAACCGGATTGGGACCAACGCATCCTGCCGGTGAGCCTGACCATGGATCAAATCCGGAATAGTCCGGATGTCGATACGGCGAGGCCGGTGTCGCGCCAGGAAGAGATCGCCATCAGCGAGTACTACGGCTGGCCTACCTACTGGTCGATGGAGCCGCCGCTGGTCCCGGTCTTTGCCAGTCCCCAAACGGCAGTCATGGAAGAGGACACGCACCTGCACAGTTCGAAAGACATCATCAGCTACCAGGTGAAGGCGGCGGACGGGGAACTGGGCCAGATCGACGACCTGATCATGGAAGATTCGAATTGGTACGTGCGGTATGTGGTGGCCCGCACAGGAAGCTGGATGAACGGCCAGAAGGTGCTGCTCACGACGAGGTGTGTGGAGTCGATCTCGTGGCCGGACCGCCAGGTGGTGCTGGCTCAGGCACACGACGATCTGTAA